Within the Verrucomicrobiia bacterium genome, the region AAACGGCAACCCCAAAGACGATTTTCTTCTCAAATCGTCCGTCGAAATCATCATCACGGAGCACCCAATCGCGATCTGCCCAGCCGGGAAAGCTATGTTTTTCCAAATCCGCTTTTCCATCTCCGTTCCGATCATGATAGGTAACGACTTCGATATCCTTTGTCGCAGGTGGAGTTGTATCGGGTTGAGTTTCCGTTGTGCAGGAAACGAACATGACAAGACCACAAAGACCCAGTGCCAAAACCAGCGTCTTCAAGTTATTGGTCATGGCTGAAATTCTCAGTCTTGCCCGCCCGTCTGCTCCACATGCTCATCCAGCTCTTTCGCAAACGCATCACGTGTCAGTTCGATGTGCTCTTTCAGCAGGGCCGCATCGGCAGGGGTGAGATTTCCACGGGTCTTGAATTCCAGCATCTCCAGCAGGTCGATGAACATCTTGGCGGATTCCAAGTCCTTCGGAGCCGTCGCGCCCGTATCAGGATCAGCCACACGCCCCAGCATCATCATGGCGAGCTGCGAATGCTGCAGGACGAGGCCGGTGAACAGGTGGGACATGATCTCATCGCGCGAGGCCTGGTCCAGAGATTCATCTGACGGGAACGAAAATTTCATTTCGCACCAGTGTTGCGGGCACGTTCAATCAGCGCGAGCAGGAAATGCACGAGGTGTTTCAGGCGTTCATCGATCTCTGGGGTCTCCAAAAGGACCTGCCGTTCGGCCGCACTGGTGAGCAAGGTGCCGCCCACGGCATCCACGAAGATCTCCGGGTCTTGTAACTGCTCGATCTGTCGCAGGAAGTGTTGGTAAGAATCCGTAGCCTGAGCCGTCATGGTGGCATCATTTTCATTCGCCGGAAGTTTCTTGAGTAGCTCGGCTCCGGGATAAAAACCCTCATCAAAAATAATTTTTATCAGTTCCCGGGCCTTCACCATGAGGGCTTCGGCGATGCCCGGATTCAGCAAGTTTGGCTGGAAAACCGCGATTTCGTGGACGCGGTAGGGCTTGGACTGGATCATCTTGCCCAACTGAATTCGCTTCATTCCTTGAACAATCATCTGCGACGTGCCGTCTTTATTCTGGACGGATGCGCGGATGATGCCGACGCCGGCCACCTCGGATGGGGTCTCGCGGACCCTGTCCGGACGTTGCAGGGCTACTGAAAACAATCGGTGCGAAGAAAGCGCATCGGCCAGCATGGTCCGGTAACGCGGTTCGAAAATGTAGAGCGGTAGAATGGTATGCGGGAATAGTGTGGCATTCGGCAATACCATGACGCCTATCTCTGACGGCAAATCCATGTGAATAATCTAAGTCTGACTGGTAAGGATGCAAGCGGCATAGGGCGTGCTGAAAACAATGGCGGGTAACGAGCAAGTTGCACGGACGCCTTTACAAAACAGATAACCGAAAGCAAACTAGGTCTATGAAGTCGAAAGTAGTAATAATTATTTTGGTGGTTGCCTGCGGATTGCTGGCTCTTTCATGGCGTCGAGACAAGAGCCTCGCCACCAAGATGAAAGTGGAGAAGGATCAAGTCATCGAGACGAAATCCAGCGAGATTGTGAAGATTCGTGGCGACCTGGAAAATCAGAAGAAGGTGAATGAGAAACTGGACTCCACGGTGCAGAGCCTGACCCAGGAGACGGTCACTTTGTCCAATAATCTGACTCGCACATCAACAGATCTGGCCAATACGAGCAACGATCTCTCCAAAACGGCAGCCCAATTGAAGCAAGTTTCGCAAGAGGCTGCTGATACGAAGAAGCGCGCCGAGCTGGCTGCGGAAACTGCTCGTCAGGAGATCGCCAAGCGTGATGCTCAAATCGCGGAACTGGAAACGAATCGCGACCAATTGACCCAGAAGATGGGGCAACTCAGCACCTCTATCCAAGGCTTGGAAAAGAACATCGCCGAGACTCAGCAGAAACTGACAGCCGCCCAAGGCGATAAAGATTTTCTCCTCAAGGAGTTGAAACGCTTGCAATCCGAAAAGGCAGAACTGGAACGCCAGATGGCCGATCTCGAATTCCTCCGCGCCCAGATTTCTCAATTGAAAGAAGAGTTGAACATCCAGAAGCGTCTGGAATGGATTCGCCGTGGTATCTACGGTGCAGGTGACATCCGCAAGGGTGGTCAATTGATGCAGGACGGCTTCGTGAAGCCTCCGTCTGGCAAGGATAAGGGCACGAATGCGGCTCCGACGCTTGATGTCGAGATCCGTCGGGATGGCGGCGTGAAGATCAATTCACCCACCAACGCCCCGGCTGCGCCTCCGGCGCCGAAATGAGCCTCCGCGCGCCGCTCATAGATTCTCACGGTCGGGTGATGCGTGATTTGCGCGTCAGCATTACCGACCGATGCAACTTTCGCTGCCTCTACTGTCTCCCTGAGACGGAAGAGGCAGCGAACTTTTACCGCTCCAAGTTCGACATCCTGCGCAATCCCAATCCCGCGAAACCCATCGCCCTGAATTGGAAACCCAAGGCGCAGATTCTTACCTTGGAGGAGATTGAGCGCGTGGTGCGTATCTTCGCTGGCTTCGGTGTCGATAAGATCCGCATCACGGGGGGCGAACCGCTCTTGCGTAAGGGCGTGGAGAATCTGGTGGCGGGCGTGGCGAAGATTCCGGGTATCGAAGACATTGCCATCACCACGAACGGTTTTCATTTTCAGGAGAAGGCACAGGCCCTCAAGGCTGCTGGACTGAAGCGCGTGAGCTTCAGTCTCGATTCGTTAGATCACGCTAATTTCAAAAAGATCACTGGCCGCGATGGTCTTCAGGAAGTACTGGATGGCATCCAGCTCGCGCGGCGACTCGGCTTCACACCCGTCAAGGTGAATGCCGTGCTCATCCGGGGTGTGAATGATCATGAGTTAGAAGCACTCGCTGAATTCGCGCGCGCAGAAGATATTTCCTTTCGATTCATCGAATTCATGCCCTTGGATTCCAAGCACGCTTGGCAGAAAGATTTGGTCATCAGCGCGAAAGAGATTTTAGCGCGTTTGCAGGCGAAGTTCGATCTGCGACCGGTGAAGTCAGTGAACCTTTCAGAGACAGCCAAACGCTGGGCGTTCCCGGATGGGCGAGGTGAGATCGGCATCATCGCACCTGTGAGCGAGCCGTTCTGTGGCCATTGCAATCGCATCCGGCTCACGGCGGATGGCCAGATACGCACCTGCTTGTTCAGTCTAGGTGAGCACGATTTGAAGCCGCTCCTGCGCGGTGGTGCGAGTGATGAGGAAATCCAGAAACGCCTGCGTGCTATTGTGTGGCAAAAAGAAGATCGCCATCACATCGGCGAACCGGAGTTCCAGCAACCCGAACGCTCGATGAGCTGCATCGGAGGTTGAGCGATTACTGGCTAAGATCGGTGACGCGGATATTGCGGAAGCGGATCACAGCCTTGTCATCGTGATTCTGTAGACCGAGATAACCTTTCAAGGAACGGGCTGGGGTGTGATCCACGATCTGCTCACCATTGTGCCACACCTGCACGCGCGGGCCGCGAGCTTCGATCTTCAGCGTGTTCCATTCATTCGCCGGTTTGGACATGTTCTTCGTAGGGGCGACCACATCGTAGAGTGAGCCGGTGGTGAACTTCTTTGGTTCACGTCCATGGTCATCTAAGATTTGGATTTCGTGACCGGTGAAGGCCGGGTTTTTCTCAATGGCGGAGCGGATGAAGACGCCGCTATTGCCTTTCTCATTCACTGAGTATTCCAGCTCCCAGATGAAGTCGGTGTATTCTTTTTCCGTGCGCAGCCAGGAGCCGCTTTTCTCCGGATTGGTCGTCCATTCGACGCCTTTGCGTCCGACGATCTCGCCATTTTCCACCGTCCATTCACCGCCATGTAGCTTTACCCAGCTATCGAAATTCTTACCGTTGAAAAGAGTCTGCGGACCTTTGCTCGCGCTGCCAGTGGCGCAAGCGGTGAGCAGGCATAAGGCGATGAGGGTGCAAAAACGGGTCATGCTTCTAATAAAGTTCAGGTTTGTTTTCTCCGCCAGTCTTTTTCCAGCAAGTGACAAGCAAAATTGCTCTGATGCGATTTATTGCTTCCCAGCTTTCGGCCATCGTTCATCATCCGCCCATGCTTTCGTCTGCGGACATCAAGACAGTTCACTTCATCGGAATTTGCGGCACAGCCATGGCCTCTGCGGCTGCTGCCATGCAAGAGCGCGGCTTCAAAGTGACCGGTTCGGATCAAGGCGTGTATCCGCCCATGTCCACCTTCCTCGCGGAGAAAAAGATCGAGGTGTTCTCCGGCTACAGCGAAGCGAATCTGGCACATAATCCTGATCTGGTGGTGATCGGCAATGCCATCTCGCGCGGCAATCCTGAAGCAGAACTGACGCTCGATAAGAAACTGCGTTACTGTTCGTTGCCGGAATTGTTGAAAGAATTTTTCATCCGCGGCAAACGCTCGTTGGTGGTTAGCGGCACGCATGGGAAAACGACTACGACGTCCTTGCTCACATGGGTGTTTGAACATGCGTGGAAAAATCCCAGTTACCTGATCGGTGGTATCCCGACGAATCTGGGGCAGGGCGCGCGATTCACGAACAGCGAATGGTTCATCATCGAAGGTGATGAGTATGACACCGCGTTCTTCGACAAGCGCAGCAAGTTCATCCATTACCTGCCGGAAGTGGCGATCGTGAACAACCTGGAGTTCGATCACGCGGACATCTTCGCAGACCTCGCGGCGGTGCAAAAGTCATTCACGCATCTGCTGCGCTTGGTGCCGCGCAATGGCTTGATCGTGGCGAATGGCGATGAGGCGAATCTGCAGCCGTTGCTCAACGTGAAGTTCGCACCAGTGAAACGTTTTGGCCTGAGTGCGGGCAATGACGTGCGCGCTGAGTCTTTGGATTTGCGCGATAGCAGTTCACGTTTTGCGCTGGATGGTTTCACATTCGAGATTCCGTTGGTGGGTGAATTGAACGTGCGCAATGCTCTGGCAGTCGCGACGGCGGCGAAGCATTGCGGCCTGACGAATGAACAGATTCAGGGCGGTTTCAGCACGTTCAAAGGCATCAAGCGCCGCATGGAGGTGAAGGGCGATGCGGGTGGCGTGACGGTGATCGATGATTTCGGGCATCATCCCACAGCGATCAAGGAAACGGTGCGTGCG harbors:
- a CDS encoding DUF1844 domain-containing protein → MKFSFPSDESLDQASRDEIMSHLFTGLVLQHSQLAMMMLGRVADPDTGATAPKDLESAKMFIDLLEMLEFKTRGNLTPADAALLKEHIELTRDAFAKELDEHVEQTGGQD
- a CDS encoding LON peptidase substrate-binding domain-containing protein; translation: MVLPNATLFPHTILPLYIFEPRYRTMLADALSSHRLFSVALQRPDRVRETPSEVAGVGIIRASVQNKDGTSQMIVQGMKRIQLGKMIQSKPYRVHEIAVFQPNLLNPGIAEALMVKARELIKIIFDEGFYPGAELLKKLPANENDATMTAQATDSYQHFLRQIEQLQDPEIFVDAVGGTLLTSAAERQVLLETPEIDERLKHLVHFLLALIERARNTGAK
- the moaA gene encoding GTP 3',8-cyclase MoaA, with amino-acid sequence MSLRAPLIDSHGRVMRDLRVSITDRCNFRCLYCLPETEEAANFYRSKFDILRNPNPAKPIALNWKPKAQILTLEEIERVVRIFAGFGVDKIRITGGEPLLRKGVENLVAGVAKIPGIEDIAITTNGFHFQEKAQALKAAGLKRVSFSLDSLDHANFKKITGRDGLQEVLDGIQLARRLGFTPVKVNAVLIRGVNDHELEALAEFARAEDISFRFIEFMPLDSKHAWQKDLVISAKEILARLQAKFDLRPVKSVNLSETAKRWAFPDGRGEIGIIAPVSEPFCGHCNRIRLTADGQIRTCLFSLGEHDLKPLLRGGASDEEIQKRLRAIVWQKEDRHHIGEPEFQQPERSMSCIGG
- a CDS encoding DUF1080 domain-containing protein, producing MTRFCTLIALCLLTACATGSASKGPQTLFNGKNFDSWVKLHGGEWTVENGEIVGRKGVEWTTNPEKSGSWLRTEKEYTDFIWELEYSVNEKGNSGVFIRSAIEKNPAFTGHEIQILDDHGREPKKFTTGSLYDVVAPTKNMSKPANEWNTLKIEARGPRVQVWHNGEQIVDHTPARSLKGYLGLQNHDDKAVIRFRNIRVTDLSQ
- the mpl gene encoding UDP-N-acetylmuramate:L-alanyl-gamma-D-glutamyl-meso-diaminopimelate ligase, with protein sequence MRFIASQLSAIVHHPPMLSSADIKTVHFIGICGTAMASAAAAMQERGFKVTGSDQGVYPPMSTFLAEKKIEVFSGYSEANLAHNPDLVVIGNAISRGNPEAELTLDKKLRYCSLPELLKEFFIRGKRSLVVSGTHGKTTTTSLLTWVFEHAWKNPSYLIGGIPTNLGQGARFTNSEWFIIEGDEYDTAFFDKRSKFIHYLPEVAIVNNLEFDHADIFADLAAVQKSFTHLLRLVPRNGLIVANGDEANLQPLLNVKFAPVKRFGLSAGNDVRAESLDLRDSSSRFALDGFTFEIPLVGELNVRNALAVATAAKHCGLTNEQIQGGFSTFKGIKRRMEVKGDAGGVTVIDDFGHHPTAIKETVRALRVKYPDRPLWAIFEPRSNTTRRNVFQQEMAEALALADAVVVSEVARLELLAVNERMDPAKLMADLQTAGRPAAYLPTVEAIVEHVGQQAKRGDVVCVFSNGGFGGIHDKLLQRLGK